The region ACAGATCCTGCGTGCTTCTCCCGGTCGCCGCTCTCACATGACGCGAGAGCGTACGCTCCGACATTCCGAAGCGCGCCGCCAGTTCGGACAGACCGGGCATGGCCGGCAACGCCGACTCCACATGCGCCACGATGTTGGCGATCAGATCGCTGCCGCTCGCCAGCAACGACGGCACGATGAACGGCGCCTGCGCATGCCGCGCGTCGAGCAGCAGCACGCGGGACACGGCATCGGCCAGCGCCGCTCCGAAACGCCCACGCACCAGATGCAGCATCAGATCTGCCTGCGCAAGCGCCGCCCCACCAGTCACCACGCCACGGTCCTCCAGCACCATGCGATCCGCGTCGACCGTGCAGGCCGGTTCCAGACCTTGCAGCAACGGCGCGAGCCACCATGACGTCGTGGCCCGGCGGCCGGTCAGCAAACCCGCCGCCTGAAGCAGAAACACGGCCGAACAGGACGCAGCGACCGTGCCGCCGCGGCGCGCGTGCGCCTGCAGCGCCTTGATCGCGACGCGCGCGTCATCGCGTTCGAGGCGCGCCGACAGCTCCGCCGGGCTATCCAGCCCAAGTCCCGGCACGATCCAGATCGAGCCGTCAGCGCGCGACGTTTTCGGCAAGGGCGTCGCGTCGATCGACAGGCCGTGCGAGAGCGGCACCTTCGCAACCGCGGCCGGACCTGCAACCGCATTTGCAACACCCCGCACGCGCCAGCGCGGCGCAGCCACGCCGACGCGCGCCGACATCGCGGCGGCGGCCGACAACATGTCGATGGTGAGTGCAAC is a window of Paraburkholderia sp. D15 DNA encoding:
- a CDS encoding helix-turn-helix domain-containing protein, which translates into the protein MRIQPMHDFTILVLEGAYPSSVALTIDMLSAAAAMSARVGVAAPRWRVRGVANAVAGPAAVAKVPLSHGLSIDATPLPKTSRADGSIWIVPGLGLDSPAELSARLERDDARVAIKALQAHARRGGTVAASCSAVFLLQAAGLLTGRRATTSWWLAPLLQGLEPACTVDADRMVLEDRGVVTGGAALAQADLMLHLVRGRFGAALADAVSRVLLLDARHAQAPFIVPSLLASGSDLIANIVAHVESALPAMPGLSELAARFGMSERTLSRHVRAATGRSTQDLLQSVRLGRARTLLATSRMSVEQIAEQVGYGDATALRRMMRKLVGATPRQFRVGG